One segment of Paenibacillus sp. FSL R7-0337 DNA contains the following:
- a CDS encoding U32 family peptidase, producing MGTMTKPQFKGKRYRLDRPELLAPAGNLEKLKFAVHYGADAVYIGGQKYGLRSGADNFTFEEMREGVEFAKKYGAKVFVATNIYAHNEDVAGIEEYLRNLYEAGIAAIIVADPVIVDTALRLVPGLEVHLSTQQSTLNWQAVSYWKEEGLPRVVLGRETSLEEIAEIKQHVDIEIESFIHGAMCSSYSGRCVLSNHFTDRDSNRGGCCQSCRWKYDLFEDARPEGAWVSEEEQAEAPQALQPGITQLPLHQPEDNPFTMGSKDLCMLESIPDLIEAGIDSFKIEGRMKSIHYVATVVNAYRKAIDAYMADPEGYVLKPEWLEELQKAANRPLNTGFFYDTPDHEDHIYEPEEKAAPYDFAGLVLEYDAESGMALVQQRNNFKPGQEVEFFGPDDTFFKQTVGELWDEAGNPLDVARHPLQRVRMKVDQPVAYFDMMRKRK from the coding sequence ATGGGAACCATGACTAAGCCCCAGTTCAAGGGCAAGCGTTACCGTCTGGACAGACCGGAGCTCCTGGCTCCGGCAGGAAATCTGGAGAAATTGAAATTCGCCGTGCATTATGGCGCGGATGCAGTCTATATCGGAGGACAGAAATACGGTCTGCGCTCAGGCGCAGATAACTTCACCTTCGAGGAAATGCGCGAGGGTGTTGAATTTGCCAAGAAATATGGTGCCAAAGTATTCGTAGCCACCAATATCTATGCTCACAATGAAGATGTCGCGGGGATTGAAGAATACCTGCGTAATTTATATGAGGCCGGAATTGCAGCAATTATCGTAGCCGATCCGGTGATTGTCGATACTGCCCTGCGTCTCGTGCCTGGTCTTGAGGTGCACTTAAGCACCCAGCAGTCCACACTCAACTGGCAGGCAGTGTCCTATTGGAAAGAGGAAGGTCTGCCGCGCGTGGTATTAGGCCGGGAGACCAGCCTTGAGGAAATCGCCGAGATCAAGCAGCATGTGGATATTGAGATCGAGAGCTTCATCCATGGTGCGATGTGTTCCTCATACTCCGGACGTTGTGTGTTATCGAATCACTTCACCGACCGTGACTCCAACCGCGGCGGCTGCTGCCAATCCTGCCGCTGGAAGTATGATCTGTTCGAAGATGCCCGTCCCGAAGGGGCATGGGTATCCGAAGAGGAACAAGCTGAGGCGCCTCAGGCCTTGCAGCCTGGAATCACCCAGCTGCCGCTGCATCAGCCCGAGGACAACCCGTTCACTATGGGATCGAAGGACCTATGCATGCTGGAGAGTATTCCCGACCTGATTGAAGCCGGGATCGATAGCTTCAAGATTGAGGGCCGGATGAAATCGATTCACTATGTGGCGACTGTAGTGAATGCCTACCGCAAAGCCATAGATGCTTACATGGCCGACCCGGAAGGGTATGTGCTGAAGCCCGAATGGCTGGAGGAGCTGCAGAAGGCGGCTAACCGTCCGCTGAACACAGGCTTTTTCTATGACACACCGGACCATGAGGACCACATCTATGAACCGGAAGAGAAGGCAGCTCCGTATGATTTCGCGGGTCTGGTGCTGGAGTATGATGCAGAGAGCGGGATGGCGCTCGTTCAGCAGCGTAATAACTTCAAGCCGGGACAGGAAGTCGAGTTCTTCGGCCCGGATGACACCTTCTTCAAGCAGACTGTTGGAGAGCTGTGGGATGAGGCCGGCAATCCGCTGGATGTGGCCCGTCACCCGCTTCAGCGTGTGCGGATGAAGGTAGATCAACCTGTTGCTTATTTCGATATGATGCGCAAGCGAAAATAA
- a CDS encoding methyl-accepting chemotaxis protein: MAKNSKKPKSTQKAKAQKTEASQTTSNTAEKRNYKKVLNSSLSQMKRVNPNKSVGVKLFLIFLSSIVVVVLFLGLLSYNKAKNTIKENVSEANRQTIIQTSEKLDITLKQYESLALQLYFDTQMQANLTELSSAKSSYDKFVATDAISKKLSSQTTTDSNIVAISLIPEDPQMGIVSSGSTGLAGDDVRAQEWYKTVVKNSSSYEPYYTSEAKSAQNYWFPTAVEGSGGKNLAMVRTLKNLGSNASYVVMLELKSTLLEEAFKSVQLGDGSRIQLIAPDGIVVASSQPEEDGKATVLNFIKDSKVNNDSTEAKDENGKNILAVYNPMQKADWKLAGVVPTGQLVQAATPILFTTFLAAGAAAVLAMIVGFWMVQLIAKPLARLKDLMLEGAEGNLSVRTQYVSKDEIGQLSASFNMMMGKITELVAQTTDTAREVLETAGELGDASRKTAISAKEIAAATEEIAGGAGSLAQEAERGNELTDLIATQMQSVIAANSEMDQAARGVGEASGQGAVQLEELLDQTGRTGEMTSALVERVNNLKETVYSVIKVLDVMKNITQQTNILSLNATIEAARAGEAGRGFMVVAGEVRQLADQSKQSIALVAGITDKIVAEMDETVAVLSEVAPLFKEQMVSVKSTSEIFVSVKGQMEDFIMSLESVTGAIDSLNHSQGVLSDAMGNVSAVAQQSSATSEEVASLSSEQQNVSDHLVALSNKLQGASTQLESKLSLFTIK; encoded by the coding sequence GTGGCAAAAAACAGTAAAAAGCCAAAAAGCACACAAAAGGCTAAGGCCCAGAAGACAGAGGCTTCACAGACTACAAGCAACACGGCAGAGAAAAGAAATTACAAAAAAGTATTGAACAGCTCGCTAAGCCAGATGAAGAGGGTGAACCCGAATAAATCCGTTGGGGTTAAGCTGTTCCTGATCTTCTTATCTTCTATCGTGGTAGTGGTCCTGTTCTTAGGACTTCTGTCTTACAACAAAGCCAAGAATACAATTAAAGAGAATGTGTCCGAAGCCAACCGGCAGACAATTATTCAGACCTCGGAGAAGCTGGACATTACCTTGAAGCAGTATGAGAGTCTCGCGCTTCAGTTATATTTTGATACACAGATGCAAGCGAATCTGACAGAGCTGTCTTCAGCGAAGAGCAGCTACGATAAGTTCGTGGCTACCGATGCGATCAGTAAGAAGCTGTCCAGCCAGACTACAACAGATTCCAATATCGTTGCAATTTCTCTCATTCCGGAGGACCCTCAGATGGGGATTGTCTCCAGCGGAAGCACCGGTCTCGCAGGCGATGATGTGAGAGCACAGGAATGGTACAAGACCGTGGTCAAGAATTCAAGCTCTTATGAGCCTTATTATACTTCAGAAGCCAAATCCGCCCAGAACTACTGGTTCCCTACTGCCGTTGAAGGCAGCGGCGGCAAGAATCTGGCTATGGTCAGAACGCTTAAGAATCTGGGCTCCAATGCCTCTTATGTAGTCATGCTGGAGCTTAAGAGCACTCTCCTGGAAGAAGCCTTCAAGAGTGTACAACTTGGGGATGGCTCGCGGATTCAACTGATTGCCCCGGATGGTATCGTAGTGGCATCCTCGCAGCCTGAAGAGGACGGCAAAGCCACCGTACTGAATTTCATCAAGGACAGCAAGGTGAACAATGACAGCACGGAAGCGAAGGATGAGAACGGCAAGAATATCCTTGCTGTGTACAATCCGATGCAGAAGGCAGACTGGAAGCTTGCCGGTGTAGTTCCTACCGGACAACTGGTTCAAGCTGCCACGCCGATTCTGTTTACCACCTTCCTTGCTGCGGGAGCGGCAGCCGTGCTTGCTATGATTGTCGGCTTCTGGATGGTCCAGTTGATCGCCAAGCCGCTGGCACGCCTCAAGGACCTGATGCTGGAGGGAGCCGAAGGTAACCTGAGTGTCCGTACCCAGTATGTCTCGAAGGATGAGATCGGCCAGCTGTCGGCCTCCTTCAATATGATGATGGGTAAGATTACTGAGCTGGTAGCCCAGACTACAGATACAGCCCGCGAAGTCCTTGAGACTGCGGGTGAGCTGGGGGATGCTTCGCGCAAGACGGCTATCTCTGCCAAGGAGATCGCTGCGGCCACGGAAGAGATTGCCGGCGGTGCCGGAAGTCTGGCCCAGGAAGCCGAACGCGGTAATGAGCTGACAGACCTGATTGCTACGCAGATGCAGAGTGTTATTGCAGCCAACTCCGAGATGGATCAGGCAGCCCGTGGAGTTGGGGAAGCCAGCGGACAGGGTGCTGTACAGCTGGAAGAGCTGTTGGATCAGACCGGACGTACAGGTGAGATGACCTCCGCCCTGGTGGAAAGAGTCAATAATCTCAAGGAAACGGTATATTCCGTAATCAAGGTGCTGGATGTGATGAAGAATATTACCCAGCAGACGAACATTCTATCTCTGAATGCAACGATTGAAGCAGCGAGAGCAGGCGAAGCCGGCCGTGGCTTCATGGTAGTCGCAGGGGAGGTCCGGCAGCTTGCAGACCAATCCAAGCAGTCCATCGCTCTGGTCGCCGGAATTACAGACAAGATCGTAGCTGAAATGGATGAGACGGTTGCTGTCCTGTCTGAAGTGGCTCCGCTGTTCAAGGAGCAGATGGTGTCCGTGAAGAGTACCAGTGAGATCTTCGTGTCCGTGAAGGGTCAGATGGAAGACTTCATTATGAGTCTGGAGTCTGTAACAGGGGCCATCGACAGTCTGAACCATTCGCAAGGTGTACTGTCTGATGCTATGGGGAATGTAAGTGCGGTAGCGCAGCAATCTTCGGCAACCTCGGAAGAGGTTGCATCGCTCAGCAGTGAGCAGCAGAATGTCAGTGACCATCTCGTAGCCTTGTCGAACAAGCTGCAAGGGGCTTCTACTCAACTGGAGAGCAAGCTGTCGCTGTTTACAATCAAATAA
- a CDS encoding ABC transporter substrate-binding protein, translating into MIVCFPVYVVLLLLLASGCNSRSSRGPASVPAASAGEEAPSGLSGTIVMLTNRIDLIENGTFKDYADEFRKRYPEAHVEFEGLSSYATDILVRLSTKDTGDVLLLPVNLPAKELELFFEPLSGELAAQERFTTFATFGGKRYGLSTGTTTSGIVYNKKAFEQAGIEQVPQTLDEFYAACAKLKQAGIIPLYMNYGAVWPLREWGDNLVNYMTGNPDYLNDMVHEDSPWQIGNEWGQALGIARTMMAKGYVEEQLFSNSWEISKARLAKGEAGMYLQGNWTIRQIMDAGASPEDIGFFPFPYDNHPVHYAALNPDWFMGVSKYSRNKELAMAWLEYFITETSYARDWGFLPPKGTDEPALQQYSEFLSYHPKLVEATVQTDAFIDLANRTKLSFWSGDYIQDVLAAPDLQKSFDQLNAKWKEARMSQQSAP; encoded by the coding sequence ATGATTGTATGCTTTCCGGTGTATGTTGTGCTGCTGCTCCTGCTGGCAAGCGGCTGTAACAGCCGGAGTAGTAGAGGGCCGGCATCGGTCCCGGCAGCTTCTGCCGGAGAGGAAGCGCCTTCCGGACTGTCCGGAACCATCGTGATGCTGACGAACCGGATTGACCTGATTGAGAATGGGACCTTCAAGGACTACGCGGATGAATTCAGGAAGCGGTACCCTGAGGCGCATGTGGAATTCGAGGGGTTGTCCAGCTATGCGACGGATATCCTGGTTCGCTTGTCCACCAAGGATACAGGGGATGTTCTGTTGCTGCCGGTCAATTTGCCTGCGAAGGAGCTGGAGCTTTTCTTCGAGCCTTTGAGCGGTGAGCTGGCGGCGCAGGAGCGATTCACAACTTTTGCTACCTTTGGCGGCAAGCGATACGGTCTGTCTACAGGTACAACTACGAGCGGAATCGTCTACAACAAGAAGGCTTTTGAGCAGGCGGGAATTGAGCAGGTGCCGCAGACGCTGGATGAGTTCTACGCGGCCTGTGCCAAGCTGAAGCAGGCGGGCATCATCCCGCTGTATATGAATTACGGGGCAGTCTGGCCGCTGCGGGAGTGGGGTGATAATCTGGTTAATTATATGACGGGTAACCCTGATTATTTGAATGATATGGTCCATGAGGACAGTCCCTGGCAGATCGGTAACGAATGGGGGCAGGCTCTGGGAATTGCCAGGACGATGATGGCCAAGGGCTATGTCGAGGAACAGCTATTCTCCAACAGCTGGGAGATCTCCAAAGCCAGACTGGCTAAAGGCGAAGCAGGCATGTATCTCCAGGGGAACTGGACCATCCGGCAGATTATGGATGCAGGCGCTTCACCTGAGGACATCGGCTTCTTTCCTTTTCCCTATGATAATCACCCGGTCCACTATGCTGCGCTCAATCCCGACTGGTTCATGGGGGTCAGCAAGTACAGCCGCAATAAAGAGCTTGCGATGGCTTGGCTAGAGTATTTCATTACAGAAACGTCGTATGCGAGAGACTGGGGGTTTCTTCCGCCGAAGGGTACGGACGAGCCTGCCTTACAGCAATACAGCGAGTTCCTCTCCTATCATCCGAAGCTGGTTGAGGCTACGGTGCAGACGGATGCGTTCATCGATCTGGCGAACCGGACGAAGCTGAGCTTCTGGTCGGGCGATTATATTCAGGATGTGCTCGCGGCACCGGACTTGCAGAAGTCCTTTGACCAGTTGAATGCGAAATGGAAGGAAGCGCGTATGAGTCAGCAGTCTGCTCCGTAA
- a CDS encoding peptidase U32 family protein encodes MNNTPELLVTAASLEEAAALLDAGASALLVGDDRFGMRLAGHFTLEDTAAVVKLAHARGGKVYVSINGLIPNTMLEELPAYVKAMGGLGVDGVEFGDPAVLAAVKAEAPGMKLHWNAEMTSTNYATANYWGRKGATRVVLARELNMDEMTEMVPNLEVEAQVQVHGMTNIYHSKRKLVASYMSHQGRPSDGGSLGKERGLFLIEAERPNEKFPIYEDENGTHIMSSDDICILEDLHFLLKAGVHSLKIEGLLKPVAYNVAVVKAYRHAMDVYAADPAVYAFEESWLEEVRALQDPERELSFGFFYKEQVY; translated from the coding sequence ATGAATAACACACCGGAGCTGCTGGTAACAGCGGCTTCTCTGGAAGAAGCGGCAGCGCTGCTGGATGCAGGAGCGAGTGCCCTGCTGGTCGGCGATGACCGCTTTGGTATGCGTCTCGCCGGACATTTTACACTTGAAGACACGGCTGCAGTAGTTAAGCTGGCACATGCCCGGGGCGGTAAGGTATATGTAAGCATCAATGGACTGATTCCCAATACTATGCTGGAGGAGCTTCCGGCTTATGTGAAGGCCATGGGCGGGCTGGGTGTGGATGGGGTAGAGTTCGGTGATCCCGCCGTACTGGCGGCCGTCAAAGCCGAAGCGCCGGGAATGAAGCTGCACTGGAATGCGGAAATGACCTCGACCAACTATGCTACAGCCAATTACTGGGGCCGCAAGGGAGCCACGCGGGTCGTTCTGGCACGTGAGCTGAATATGGATGAGATGACCGAGATGGTCCCTAACCTTGAAGTGGAAGCCCAGGTCCAGGTACACGGCATGACGAATATCTATCATTCCAAGCGAAAGCTGGTTGCAAGCTATATGTCCCACCAGGGCCGTCCAAGCGATGGCGGAAGCCTGGGTAAGGAGCGCGGGCTGTTCCTGATCGAAGCGGAGCGTCCGAATGAGAAGTTCCCGATCTATGAGGACGAGAACGGCACGCATATTATGAGCTCGGATGATATTTGCATTCTGGAGGATCTCCATTTCTTGTTAAAAGCTGGTGTACACAGCCTGAAGATCGAGGGGTTGCTGAAGCCGGTGGCTTATAATGTGGCTGTCGTTAAGGCTTACCGTCATGCCATGGACGTCTATGCCGCTGATCCCGCTGTATATGCATTCGAGGAGTCTTGGCTGGAGGAGGTCCGGGCTTTGCAGGACCCTGAGCGTGAACTGTCGTTCGGCTTCTTCTATAAAGAGCAGGTATATTAA
- the ruvX gene encoding Holliday junction resolvase RuvX yields the protein MKKLGLDYGDRRIGVATSDIFGWTAQSLETIERRGNGNEFERIRELVKEYEIGEIVVGLPKNMNGSVGPRGEICIEFADKLREQLDLPVHLWDERLTTVSAERVLIDGDVSRKKRKGLVDKMAAALILQNYLDANSKR from the coding sequence ATGAAGAAGCTGGGACTGGATTACGGCGACCGCAGAATAGGTGTCGCCACAAGCGATATTTTCGGATGGACAGCACAATCTCTGGAGACTATTGAGCGGCGCGGAAACGGCAATGAATTCGAGCGTATCCGTGAACTGGTCAAGGAGTACGAAATCGGCGAGATTGTTGTCGGACTGCCGAAGAACATGAACGGCTCCGTAGGACCCCGTGGTGAAATTTGCATTGAATTCGCAGATAAGCTGCGGGAGCAACTCGATTTACCCGTACACCTTTGGGATGAGCGTCTGACGACGGTATCTGCTGAGCGGGTGCTGATTGATGGGGACGTCAGCCGGAAGAAACGCAAGGGGCTGGTGGACAAAATGGCCGCAGCGCTGATTTTGCAAAATTATTTGGATGCTAACAGTAAAAGGTGA
- the mltG gene encoding endolytic transglycosylase MltG encodes MKAVIRTVLILILVLAAAAGGGAWYIWNGMQPVKPAGPAVTVTIEKGMGSSQIADLLEQEGIIKHSLFFKGYLKWVREGSSFKAGTYQVSPGDSYDTLISRLNAGDIVKEATVTFTIPEGYTAVQVAEKLAAAWNLKPEVFLTLIDSGKGMEAVSKLEIPDNPLLRHRLEGYLFPETYELAKDSTPQEVIGAMLDQLVKKLDTIPEWKAKLANRGLSLHELLTVASLVEREVVVDKERPLVAGIIYNRLDKGQKLEIDATVQYLLDKQKERLYEKDLKVDSPYNTYKQAGLPPGPISSPGLASIEAAMTPEISDYFFYVTKKDGSQGHLFARTYKEHLANIQKSKQNP; translated from the coding sequence TTGAAAGCCGTGATCCGCACTGTGCTTATCTTAATTCTGGTCCTGGCAGCTGCTGCAGGAGGAGGAGCATGGTACATCTGGAATGGAATGCAGCCGGTCAAGCCCGCAGGGCCGGCCGTAACGGTTACGATTGAGAAGGGTATGGGAAGCTCGCAAATAGCCGACCTGCTTGAGCAAGAGGGCATTATCAAGCACAGCCTGTTCTTCAAAGGATATCTGAAATGGGTCCGGGAAGGCTCCAGCTTCAAGGCCGGCACTTACCAGGTAAGCCCCGGCGACTCCTACGATACGCTGATCAGCCGGTTGAATGCCGGAGATATTGTGAAGGAAGCTACCGTTACTTTTACAATTCCTGAAGGGTATACTGCGGTTCAGGTGGCAGAGAAGCTGGCCGCTGCATGGAATCTGAAGCCGGAGGTCTTCCTTACGCTGATTGATTCAGGTAAGGGAATGGAAGCCGTAAGCAAGCTGGAGATTCCGGACAATCCGTTGCTGCGCCACCGGCTGGAGGGGTACCTTTTCCCGGAGACCTATGAACTGGCTAAGGACAGCACCCCGCAGGAAGTCATTGGGGCGATGCTGGACCAGCTGGTGAAGAAGCTGGACACGATTCCTGAGTGGAAGGCGAAGCTGGCGAACCGCGGGCTCTCGCTGCATGAGCTGCTGACCGTAGCTTCACTGGTGGAGCGTGAGGTGGTAGTAGACAAGGAACGTCCGCTGGTGGCCGGTATTATCTATAACCGGTTGGATAAGGGGCAGAAGCTGGAGATCGACGCTACCGTCCAGTACTTGCTGGACAAGCAGAAAGAGCGGTTGTATGAGAAGGATCTGAAGGTAGACAGTCCTTATAACACGTATAAGCAGGCGGGCTTGCCGCCTGGACCGATCAGCAGCCCCGGGCTGGCGTCGATCGAAGCAGCCATGACACCGGAGATCTCGGATTATTTCTTCTATGTTACGAAGAAGGACGGTTCACAGGGACATTTATTTGCCAGAACCTACAAGGAACATTTAGCCAATATTCAAAAAAGCAAACAAAATCCGTAA
- a CDS encoding DUF1292 domain-containing protein: protein MTEFSADQAVWTSKLKEVYGETVELEDEQGKSSVYDIIAEFAVGDHAYAVLGGSGRAAEQEILRIVVSPDGLPELESIMDDEEWENISELYDELTFPADGE from the coding sequence ATGACTGAGTTTTCCGCTGATCAAGCGGTATGGACTTCTAAGCTCAAAGAAGTATATGGAGAAACAGTAGAACTGGAGGATGAGCAGGGCAAGTCTTCCGTTTACGATATTATTGCAGAATTTGCTGTGGGTGATCATGCTTATGCCGTTCTGGGCGGATCGGGAAGAGCTGCGGAGCAGGAAATTCTGCGCATCGTAGTTTCTCCGGACGGACTTCCGGAGCTGGAGAGCATTATGGACGATGAAGAGTGGGAGAATATTTCCGAGCTGTATGATGAGCTTACTTTCCCTGCGGATGGCGAGTAA
- a CDS encoding IreB family regulatory phosphoprotein: protein MDSMDKTVKFNVKGDEKEASPQEILLAVYDALVEKEYHPINQIVGYLLSGDPAYIPRHNNARSLVRRKERDELIEELVRFYLANHRVDQPK from the coding sequence ATGGACTCCATGGACAAAACGGTCAAATTCAATGTGAAGGGCGACGAAAAGGAAGCCTCTCCCCAGGAAATACTGCTCGCCGTGTACGACGCGCTGGTGGAGAAAGAATATCATCCGATCAATCAGATCGTAGGATATCTTCTTTCAGGAGATCCGGCTTACATTCCACGCCACAACAATGCGAGAAGTTTGGTCCGGAGGAAAGAGCGTGATGAGCTGATCGAAGAACTGGTCCGTTTCTATCTGGCCAATCATCGGGTGGACCAGCCCAAATGA
- a CDS encoding sensor histidine kinase codes for MRTARNTNWWSYIEDMSMERKLFLVFLVIITLPLSFISVISFRSYSESIQANTIAYSEKLIDQMMDSIDDYIEDMKRISSMPAYVNEIKQNLIRSNRYYEQKQMMEGKQDTAQVAPGDLDLLLSIQRGIEENISFINNIKRGTNSVYIFDAYGNGYYSAKDGGIRLDLQQSYRFWSEQVKGSGGEATLLGTQAYTSNLQSTRYAFTVVRPILDGLWKPAGLIAVEANFSNLENQVAELDKVTRGKSILVDQSGKVIYDSEQKLLTVDISRSSLFRAAEGSSGSFYDTVSGKDRLNIYSSSTKTNWKVIISIPVDELTRGVKLTRNATIGATLIIIVLALIISIILSFALTKPLTQMIQLMKKVQGGDLDVTFRIKRRDEIGLLGHQFNRMLARIRQLIQDIYQIEEQKKEAELQALQSQINPHFIYNTLETIRMTAEINDDVEAADMISILGKLLRYSTSDLTGWATMKQELLYVRNYVELLGSRYPGRFELKIDVPEALDNYSMIKLVFQPIIENAAYHGLDDTKSRMHLSIKCEYTEQRLLFHIRDDGCGMDQVTLDKLRERLRLAAPPKKSINGGIGMANVHQRLQLHYGPAYGIEVFSKPGAGTDVILSLPLPGRAAGNGREDPFKEE; via the coding sequence ATGAGAACAGCACGCAATACCAACTGGTGGTCTTATATCGAGGATATGTCCATGGAGCGCAAGCTGTTCCTGGTATTTCTGGTCATTATTACGCTCCCGCTGTCATTCATCAGTGTGATCAGCTTCAGGAGCTATTCGGAATCCATCCAGGCGAACACAATCGCCTATTCCGAGAAGCTGATTGATCAAATGATGGATTCCATCGATGATTACATAGAAGATATGAAACGGATCTCTTCAATGCCCGCCTACGTCAATGAGATTAAGCAGAATCTGATCCGTTCGAACCGTTATTATGAGCAAAAGCAGATGATGGAAGGCAAGCAGGACACGGCTCAGGTGGCCCCCGGCGATTTGGATCTCCTGTTGTCCATTCAGCGGGGCATCGAAGAGAATATTTCATTTATTAACAATATTAAGCGGGGAACCAATTCGGTCTATATTTTTGATGCCTACGGGAATGGTTATTATTCTGCCAAGGATGGGGGCATTCGGCTAGATCTGCAGCAAAGCTACAGGTTCTGGAGTGAGCAGGTAAAGGGCTCCGGCGGAGAAGCGACCCTGCTGGGAACACAGGCGTATACAAGCAATTTGCAGAGTACCCGTTATGCCTTTACGGTGGTGCGTCCCATTCTGGACGGGCTATGGAAACCAGCCGGCTTGATCGCAGTGGAGGCTAACTTCAGTAATCTGGAGAATCAGGTGGCGGAGCTGGACAAGGTGACCCGGGGGAAGTCCATCCTTGTGGATCAGTCGGGCAAAGTCATCTATGACAGTGAGCAGAAGCTGCTCACTGTGGATATTTCCCGGTCCTCCTTATTCCGTGCTGCGGAAGGGAGCTCCGGGAGCTTTTATGACACCGTATCCGGCAAGGACCGGCTTAATATCTATTCAAGTTCAACCAAGACAAACTGGAAGGTGATTATTTCCATACCGGTGGACGAATTGACCCGTGGAGTGAAGCTGACCCGTAATGCGACTATAGGCGCTACTCTAATCATCATTGTGCTGGCCCTGATCATCTCGATCATTCTGTCATTTGCCCTGACCAAGCCGCTGACCCAAATGATCCAGCTTATGAAAAAAGTGCAGGGCGGCGATCTTGATGTGACCTTCCGCATTAAACGCCGTGACGAGATTGGTCTCCTGGGGCATCAATTCAACCGTATGCTGGCCCGCATTCGTCAATTGATCCAGGATATTTACCAGATTGAAGAACAGAAGAAGGAGGCGGAGCTGCAGGCGCTTCAGAGCCAGATCAACCCGCATTTTATCTACAATACGCTTGAAACCATCCGGATGACGGCAGAGATTAATGATGATGTGGAAGCCGCTGACATGATCTCTATCCTGGGGAAGCTGCTCCGCTACAGTACCAGTGACTTGACCGGCTGGGCAACGATGAAGCAGGAGCTGCTGTATGTGCGCAACTATGTGGAGCTGCTGGGCAGCCGGTATCCCGGCAGATTTGAGCTGAAGATTGACGTTCCCGAGGCGCTTGACAACTATTCCATGATTAAGCTGGTTTTTCAGCCGATTATTGAGAATGCTGCGTATCACGGGCTGGATGATACCAAGTCCCGGATGCATCTGAGCATCAAGTGTGAGTATACAGAGCAGAGGCTGCTGTTCCATATCCGTGATGACGGCTGCGGAATGGATCAGGTTACGCTGGATAAGCTGAGGGAGAGACTTCGGCTTGCAGCCCCTCCGAAGAAGAGCATTAATGGAGGGATTGGCATGGCAAATGTGCACCAACGCCTTCAGCTTCATTATGGTCCGGCCTATGGGATTGAGGTGTTCAGCAAGCCGGGCGCGGGTACGGATGTAATCTTGTCATTACCGCTGCCGGGGCGTGCCGCCGGGAATGGAAGGGAAGATCCTTTTAAGGAGGAATGA
- a CDS encoding DUF1292 domain-containing protein, with amino-acid sequence MTNEQIGQEEEPEIIYIPDEEGNEEEFEVIMKFEVDGSDAKYMMVVPLDSEDEETDEVYAFRYEEDGDDLQLFMIENDEEWAIVEETFNTLVDELDGGAEND; translated from the coding sequence ATGACAAACGAACAGATCGGCCAAGAAGAGGAACCGGAAATTATCTATATTCCCGACGAGGAAGGTAATGAAGAGGAATTCGAGGTCATCATGAAGTTTGAAGTGGACGGATCGGATGCCAAGTATATGATGGTGGTTCCGCTTGATTCCGAGGATGAGGAGACAGATGAGGTCTACGCGTTCCGTTACGAGGAAGACGGCGACGATCTGCAGCTCTTCATGATTGAGAATGATGAGGAATGGGCCATCGTAGAGGAGACCTTCAATACTTTGGTTGACGAGCTGGATGGAGGAGCAGAGAATGACTGA